In Candidatus Aegiribacteria sp., the genomic window CGCAGCGCAGATTACCAATCATATAAATTCCTTCGACAGAGCATACTTCCTGTAAGGAACGTAATCAAGCGTTCCGTAACCAGGAAGGATGCCATGACAGCATTAAGACAGAGGATGATCGAGGATCTCCAGCTTGCCGGGATGAGCGAGAGAACGCAGGAAGCATATGTTCGTGCAGTTCGACATTTGTCGGAATACTGCGACAAGTCACCTGACCAGATCGACGAGGAAGAGATTCGCTCGTACTTCCTTCACGTGAAGAACGAGAAGAAGTGGGCCAGACCCACATACACGATAGCGATCTGCGGCATCAAGTTCTTCTGGGAGCAGACGCTCAAGAGGGACTGGTCGATCATCGGTATTATACGTCCAGCCCGAGAGAAGAAGCTGCCGGTTATTCTCACCCGCAGGGAAGTCATGACCATCATGGGGAATGTCAGATATTTCCGGTATCGGGTATGCCTTGAGACGATCTATTCCATGGGATTACGCCTTCAGGAAGGCACCAGGCTGCAGGTATGCGATATCGACAGCGCGAGAATGGTCATCCATGTACGTAATGGAAAAGGCGGCAAGGATCGTTATGTGCCACTGCCCAAACGTACTCTTCAATTACTGCGTGAGTTCTGGGTAATGCACAAGAATGAGATCTGGATCTTCCCCAGGGTCGGTAGAGGACGGGCCGGCAGGTATGATCTTTCGAGGCCCTTCAACGAGCCGTTTTCAAAAGAAGTCGTACAGGCTGCCTTCAGGGAAGCCCTGAAGTCCAGCGGTATCCGCAAGAAGGCTCATGTGCATACCCTACGTCACTCATACGCAACTCATCTGCTTGAGGTTGGTGTCAATCTGCGGCAGATCCAGACAAATCTGGGGCACAACAGCCCCGCGACAACCTCGATCTATACACACCTGACAGGTGT contains:
- a CDS encoding site-specific integrase, with translation MTALRQRMIEDLQLAGMSERTQEAYVRAVRHLSEYCDKSPDQIDEEEIRSYFLHVKNEKKWARPTYTIAICGIKFFWEQTLKRDWSIIGIIRPAREKKLPVILTRREVMTIMGNVRYFRYRVCLETIYSMGLRLQEGTRLQVCDIDSARMVIHVRNGKGGKDRYVPLPKRTLQLLREFWVMHKNEIWIFPRVGRGRAGRYDLSRPFNEPFSKEVVQAAFREALKSSGIRKKAHVHTLRHSYATHLLEVGVNLRQIQTNLGHNSPATTSIYTHLTGVAREKARQHLDDIMNELP